TCCCCATGGTTTCTACAAAATCAAACCCTACTGATGAAGGTGTAAAGACGACATTATCGCTCTCCTCCTTTCCCTCCCAATTAAAAAACTGCCCACTGAAACCCATTTTATGTGGGGTCTGACTACTGCGATCAATTTTCAAGACGCCCGGCACCTTCACCGCTTCTTCGCGGAAAGTCCGGTAGTCCGATTTTAAAGCACCTTCAATGGGAACGTAAATCAAGTGTTCCCGGTCAAATCCCAGGCTTTTATTCAGCAGGTAATCCAATTGATTGTTGAACACTAACGTAGCGACCGTGAGAAATAAAGACAAACTGAACTGAAAAACGACCAACCCCTTCCTTAGTCCTCCCAATCCCGAGCTTTTTGTACTCGAGCGGTCAACTAGCGCCACAAACCTGAATCTGGACAACACTAAGGCCGGGTACGCACCAGCCAATAGTCCCGAACATAATACCACTCCGACAAGGAGCAGGATAAAATTCCAATCACCCAACGGAAACCTTAATGACGTTTGGCTAATTTCGGCCATTAAAGGAAGCGCCAACGCAGCGAGCAATACACCTATAAATGAACTGACAATAGAAGTAAGCATTGCCTCCAAGAGAAATTGATGCATCAGGTTACTTCTACTGGCTCCCACAACTTTCCGTAAACTGACTTCCTTGGCTCGTTCTCGAGCCTGAGCAGTCATCAAGTTCACAAAATTGATGATGGCAATCATCAGGATGAATGTCGCTAACCCAAGAAAAAACCGTACAGATTTGATCTTTCCTGCTGCTGGTTGTCCATTTTCAAAATTCCCGTAGAGGTATTGTTCGCTGAATAACTGAAGTCCTAACTCACCTCGCTCGTTCTCTTCAAAACTGATATAGCCCTTTAAAAAATCCTGGATTTTATCTTTTGCAGCAACTGGATCTGCACCGGTCTTCAATTTGAGGTACGTCTGGGTTCCAAAATGTCTCCAGGATGGCTTGAACTCATCCATATCCACCCAGGCATCCCAATTAGTCAGGTAATCAAATTGCAAGGAAGAATCGTCTCCCACGTCTTCAAATACCAGGGTAACGTTCAGGTTTCGCTCATTTTTATAACGTATGGATTGATTGATGGCAGCTTCCGCGCTACCAAAAAAAATCTCAGCCATCCTTCGGGAAATAGCAATGGCCTCCGGCTTTAATAGTGCATTCTCTTTATTACCTTGAAGAATCTTAAAACTGAAAATATTGAAGAACTGCGGACTTGCACGTGATCCTTTCATCTTCAAAATAATGTCGCCTTTTTGGAAAGTCTCGGCCGTCACACCCTGTAGGCTTAGTCTAAAACTCTTTGCAAAGCCAGTTGCATATTCAATTTCCGGAATTGCTGTTTTTAATTCAGCAGGCAGCTTCGCCGGTGTATTTATGGATGTTTGAATTCCTCCTGGGTAAATCACCCGACTATAGACTCCATATATCCGATCATTCGCTTCATGGAACCGATCCTTATTCAGTTCTCCATAACTCCACAAATAGATGAGTAAGCTACTGGCAAACGCCAGACTAAGTCCAACGATATTTACTAAGCTATTACCTCTTCCATTAATGAGACCTCTCCAGGCGATTCGAAAATGATGATTGATCATAAGGCTTGTGGTTTTTTGTTTTAGGAACAATGATTTTAGGGCATAAAGCCGGAGAAATTTAATAGCATGCCACACATAGAGTCTACGAGCCTTAGTTTCTCCGTATTTGCTAATCCACAGGTCATAAAACTCATATAAGTCTCCTAGTATCTCCTCGTGAAAAGCTTGTTTGCACAATAGCTTTATCGTCTGCGCAATCCACTTGGGCGGTGAGTTGTGGGAATTATTCATACTGGCAGGGCATTTGGTGGAATTTGCTTCCAGATAAGTTCTCGCTCTTCGCGGAGTTTTCGCAACACCTTACTGCCGGATACTGTGATCTTAAAATAACGTTTACGGCGCCCACCCCTTTCCGCAGTTGCTCCACCAAAGAAAGAAGTCACATAACCCTTCTCCCCGAGCCGGTGAAGCGTGGCGTGAACCGCACTTACACTAATGTCCCTGTCTAGCTGCCCTTTGATCTCCTGTGTGATCGAAACCCCATAAGCTTCCTCCTGCAGCAGCACGATCATTAACAGCACAATTTCTTCCAGTTCACCGATGTAAGTCTTTCGCATACCTATTATTTCAAATTCTGTAGAACAAATTCTTTGCCAAAGCTAAGAATCATAAGCTGAATCATTTAAAAGCACATTTCACCTAATTCACAATGAAATTACCGTTCGAATATGTTCAGCCAATTAAAGGAACCGGACACCCTATTACATCATTCCATGCGTTCTTTTCAATTTCGAAAATATCAAGCAACACATTTGGAAAGCTGCTGTAGCAAGCTATAAATTGAATGAAGGAAACACGCCCATCATGACCAGATTTGCGGAACTGAAAGATTTACTGATTGGAAATAAACTGACCATTGCTGTGGCGGAAAGCCTGACATGTGGATTGGTACAGGCCAAATTAGGTGAGATATCAGGGGCTTCAGGGTTTCTGGAAGGCGGAATCACCACTTATAACCTCGAGCAAAAGGTGAAATTTCTGTGTGTCGATGAATTCCATGCACAGAGTGTCAATTGTGTTTCTAAGAAAGTGGCAATAGAAATGGCCACCCATGTCTCCAGAATTTTTGGATCCAACATTGGCATAGGCACCACTGGATACGCAGAACCCTACCCAGAAGAAGAAGTGACCATACCCTATTGTTTCTACGCTCTTTACCTTCACCTTAAACCCTCTGAATCACCAACGGTGATTGCCAACAAAATCCAGATAGGAGGTCTTGACCGAAACCTCACCCGCCACTACTTCGCCGATACGGTGTTGAGTAGATTGATTTTGGAGTTGAGGGAACGGGTGAGGTGAGTCAGACTTCATGATCAATCATCGCTATCCTTTGTTATGAGGCTCTCTACAATTCTATCTAGACAAATAGAAACATGAAATAATACGTATGGAGCGGTTTTAAAATCAACAAAAGTGTTTTTTCGATATACTACATTGAACTGGTAATTGATACTCACCTATACCATTCCTGTTGGGATTCAAATACCACGATTCCGAGCGACGAGAGTATGAATCTCCTCATTTTATTGATCAGACCTTTCAGATTGGTGGACATTCTCAATATGATCACCGTCCCTTCAAGAAAACATGGCGATGATTTTGAAAAACATGGCGGTCTTTTTCTGAGGGTCCAGTGACCTCACTGAATAAGACCTAATAGGTCGAAGAGTTAAGAGATCTATTACAGACCACAAAAAAAGCCCCACATTGCTGCGGGGCTTTCTCATTTCTTAATCTGTAAGTTGCTTACAGGGCAATTCCGATAAAGGATTTGAAGGCCAATCCCATCAATCCAGTGATGAGCATGGTCAAGCCAAGTCCTCTAAGTCCTTTAGGTACATTTGAGTACTTCAAGCGCTCACGAATGGCTGCCAATGCTACGATTGCCATCATGAAACCTGTTCCGGAACCGAATCCGTATGCTGTCGCTTCCACGATGGTGTAGTCTCTCTGTACCATGAAAAGGGATGATCCCAAAATGGCGCAGTTCACAGCGATCAGAGGAAGGAAGATACCCAGTGATCCGTAAAGTGCAGGAGATGCTTTCTCGATGATCATTTCTACCAGCTGTACCATCGCTGCGATTACCGCAATGAAAATGATGAACTGTAAGAAGGTAAGATCTACATCAGCAAAACTGGCTCCTAACCACGATAGCGCACCTTCTTTCAATACAGACTCCTGAAGAAGCCAGTTCAAAGGCACAGTGATGGTCAATACGAATACTACGGCAGCTCCAAGACCAATGGCCGTCTTCACTTTCTTAGATACCGCAAGGAATGAACACATGCCTAAGAAATAGGCAAAGATCATGTTATCGATAAAGATGCCTCGAAGGGCAATGTTAAATGCTTCCATAATTAATGATCTTCTACGTATCCGGTTTTAGTTCTTTGAATCCATATGATAATTCCCAGGATCATGAAGGCTCCAATTGAATCTACCATCAAGCCATTAGTCTGCAAGGTTATTCCCAATGCATTTCCGATAGGCTCGTATATTTTCACGTCCAGGATACTTCCTGAGCCAAACAACTCTCTGAAGAAGGCTACTGCCAGGATGATCCATGCATAACCAAATCCACTACCCAATCCATCGAGTACACTATCATAGGGCTTGTTGGCCATGGCGAAAGCTTCCAGCCGTCCCATCACGATACAGTTTGTAATGATCAGTCCTACGTAAGCGCCCAGGATTTTGTACATGTCATAAGCGTATGCTTTCAACACCTCACTTACCAGGGTTACCAGGGTTGCGATGATAGCCAGCTGTACGATAATCCGTACCCGATTCGGGATCAGATTACGAATGGAAGACACGATCAGGTTAGAGAATACGATTACAAAAACCACAGCAATAGACATCACAATGGTAGGTTGCAATTTCACGGTAACGGCCAGGGCCGAACAGATCCCCAATACCTGTACAGTGATCGGGTTATCTTCATTAAGCGGGTCCGTTACGAACTTCTTTCTTCGCTTGGACAATAAAGGCTCAGCAGGCTCTTTGACTACTTCCTTTTCTAATTCTAAAGTATCCGTGCTCATCTCCCTCTGATTAGTTTGTTGCTAATTTCTGACCTGACTTTACTTTCTCAATGAAAGGTGTGTAACAACCGAGGTAGTGCTCCAACATTTTGTTGACGCCCTTGGCTGTCATCGTAGCTCCGGAAAGGCCATCTACTTCATAATCCGTTAGACCGGCATTCCCTTCACCTTTTACCATGGTAACAGAGACCAGCTCACTACCATCGAAAATCTTCTTGCTCTTGAATCGATCTCGTACTACCTGATCGGTGATTCTTGCACCAAGTCCTGGCGTCTCTTGTTTGTGGTCAAAGGCCACACCCACGATCGTATTTAAGTCGTTCTCCAAAGCGATATAACCGGAGATCCAATCCCACAGTCCCGCACCAAACATAGGGAAGATGTAGGACTCAACCTGACCATTGTTTCCTTTGAACATGAATACCGGGTATTGACGTTCGGTAGGATCCGCTTTGTAAAATTTCTGAATGTTTACTTTCTCAGCAACCAAAGGACCTTTTGCATCTTCTTTGATCTCATTGCCCTGATGGTCTACCACGATGGAGCTGATTCGCTCACTGTACAATTTCTCAACGGCTGCCGGATCATCAATGATGTCCGAGATATCCATTACCGCACCCAAAATCTTCTTTTGGGTATCCAGTTTCACTTGCTGGTCCTGCTTGTCTTTGAGTAAAACACTGGTACCAGAAAGTAACGTTGCCAAAATCACGGTCAATATGCCCGTGAAAATGATGATGTAAGCGTTAGACTGTTGCACGTTGTAATCTTCTTTTCTTGTTTGCCTCTACTACAAAGTAATCGATCAATGGCGCAAATACATTCATGAACAAGATCGCCAGCATGATCCCTTCCGGATATGCAGGATTCACCACTCTGATCAATACTGTAATTACTCCAATTAAAAACCCGTAGATCCATTTCCCTAGCTCAGTATGAGCAGCAGATACCGGATCTGTCGCCATGAAGACTGCACCGAAAGCCAAACCTCCGATCACCAGGTGGTGATGTGCAGGCATCATCATGAATGAGTTATCTCCGCCAACTGCGTTGAACAAAAGGCCCATGGCCCATGCTCCACCGAAAACAGAAACAATAATTTTCCAGCTTCCAACACCTGTTCCGATCAAGATCGCTGCGCCTAGCAGACACACGAGTGTAGAAGTCTCTCCAATACTACCTGGGATTGCTCCGATGAACATGTTCATAAAATCAAACATGCCTGCAGACCAGTGTCCCGCAACTGCGGTAACCATATCTGTACCATTTGCAGCAGCTTCTGCTCCATAAGCCAATACAGTCGCTCCTGAGAAGCCATCAACAGCTTGCGCATCGCCCAAATAGGTCCACACATCACCTGAGATCTGAGATGGGTAGGCGAAATAGAGGAATGCTCTTGCTAGTAGGGCTACATTTAAAATGTTCATCCCTGTTCCTCCGAATACCTCTTTTCCGATGATTACAGCGAATACAGTCGCCAAAGCAACCTGCCACAATGGAATCGATGCTGGCATCACCAAAGGAATCAACATCCCGGTGACCAGATATCCTTCTTCAATGGGGTGATTACGAATAACACAGAAAGTAAATTCTACTGATAGTCCTACTCCGTAACTCACAACGAGTATAGGGATCACTTTCAATGCGCCAATCAAAAACTTGTCAATAATTGTAGCGTCTGCTACACCTGTTGCCAGGAAATGCTGATGTCCAACATTCCACATTCCGAAGATCAGGCAAGGCATCAATGCCAGTACCACGGTGATCATCATTCTTTTCAAATCACCTGCATCCCG
This DNA window, taken from Cytophagales bacterium, encodes the following:
- a CDS encoding FtsX-like permease family protein codes for the protein MNNSHNSPPKWIAQTIKLLCKQAFHEEILGDLYEFYDLWISKYGETKARRLYVWHAIKFLRLYALKSLFLKQKTTSLMINHHFRIAWRGLINGRGNSLVNIVGLSLAFASSLLIYLWSYGELNKDRFHEANDRIYGVYSRVIYPGGIQTSINTPAKLPAELKTAIPEIEYATGFAKSFRLSLQGVTAETFQKGDIILKMKGSRASPQFFNIFSFKILQGNKENALLKPEAIAISRRMAEIFFGSAEAAINQSIRYKNERNLNVTLVFEDVGDDSSLQFDYLTNWDAWVDMDEFKPSWRHFGTQTYLKLKTGADPVAAKDKIQDFLKGYISFEENERGELGLQLFSEQYLYGNFENGQPAAGKIKSVRFFLGLATFILMIAIINFVNLMTAQARERAKEVSLRKVVGASRSNLMHQFLLEAMLTSIVSSFIGVLLAALALPLMAEISQTSLRFPLGDWNFILLLVGVVLCSGLLAGAYPALVLSRFRFVALVDRSSTKSSGLGGLRKGLVVFQFSLSLFLTVATLVFNNQLDYLLNKSLGFDREHLIYVPIEGALKSDYRTFREEAVKVPGVLKIDRSSQTPHKMGFSGQFFNWEGKEESDNVVFTPSSVGFDFVETMGIELVEGRDFDRSRPADINNFLINETAARAMGGNVLNKDATIFGKEGKVIGVFKDFHFNSLHSFIQPMVLDVKEGLNFGTITIQLNSDQVNSTLQRLEKLHAELNPGHAFDYSFVKGVYEEEYQSEQLVAALVPFFSGLAIFISCLGLFGLVTFTLQSRVKELGIRKVLGASFSQLVRLISRDFAMLLIVAAILALPLSFFAMQDWLAGYAYSIELDLWVFAAATILSTVIAFAIIFGKVAKSAMSNPVDSLRSE
- a CDS encoding PadR family transcriptional regulator translates to MRKTYIGELEEIVLLMIVLLQEEAYGVSITQEIKGQLDRDISVSAVHATLHRLGEKGYVTSFFGGATAERGGRRKRYFKITVSGSKVLRKLREERELIWKQIPPNALPV
- a CDS encoding CinA family protein — encoded protein: MTRFAELKDLLIGNKLTIAVAESLTCGLVQAKLGEISGASGFLEGGITTYNLEQKVKFLCVDEFHAQSVNCVSKKVAIEMATHVSRIFGSNIGIGTTGYAEPYPEEEVTIPYCFYALYLHLKPSESPTVIANKIQIGGLDRNLTRHYFADTVLSRLILELRERVR
- the nqrE gene encoding NADH:ubiquinone reductase (Na(+)-transporting) subunit E; this translates as MEAFNIALRGIFIDNMIFAYFLGMCSFLAVSKKVKTAIGLGAAVVFVLTITVPLNWLLQESVLKEGALSWLGASFADVDLTFLQFIIFIAVIAAMVQLVEMIIEKASPALYGSLGIFLPLIAVNCAILGSSLFMVQRDYTIVEATAYGFGSGTGFMMAIVALAAIRERLKYSNVPKGLRGLGLTMLITGLMGLAFKSFIGIAL
- a CDS encoding NADH:ubiquinone reductase (Na(+)-transporting) subunit D → MSTDTLELEKEVVKEPAEPLLSKRRKKFVTDPLNEDNPITVQVLGICSALAVTVKLQPTIVMSIAVVFVIVFSNLIVSSIRNLIPNRVRIIVQLAIIATLVTLVSEVLKAYAYDMYKILGAYVGLIITNCIVMGRLEAFAMANKPYDSVLDGLGSGFGYAWIILAVAFFRELFGSGSILDVKIYEPIGNALGITLQTNGLMVDSIGAFMILGIIIWIQRTKTGYVEDH
- the nqrC gene encoding NADH:ubiquinone reductase (Na(+)-transporting) subunit C, which encodes MQQSNAYIIIFTGILTVILATLLSGTSVLLKDKQDQQVKLDTQKKILGAVMDISDIIDDPAAVEKLYSERISSIVVDHQGNEIKEDAKGPLVAEKVNIQKFYKADPTERQYPVFMFKGNNGQVESYIFPMFGAGLWDWISGYIALENDLNTIVGVAFDHKQETPGLGARITDQVVRDRFKSKKIFDGSELVSVTMVKGEGNAGLTDYEVDGLSGATMTAKGVNKMLEHYLGCYTPFIEKVKSGQKLATN
- a CDS encoding NADH:ubiquinone reductase (Na(+)-transporting) subunit B, with protein sequence MKFLQNAFDSVKPHFEKGGKWEKYYTLYEGHRTIFFRPDLVTKKTGVQVRDAGDLKRMMITVVLALMPCLIFGMWNVGHQHFLATGVADATIIDKFLIGALKVIPILVVSYGVGLSVEFTFCVIRNHPIEEGYLVTGMLIPLVMPASIPLWQVALATVFAVIIGKEVFGGTGMNILNVALLARAFLYFAYPSQISGDVWTYLGDAQAVDGFSGATVLAYGAEAAANGTDMVTAVAGHWSAGMFDFMNMFIGAIPGSIGETSTLVCLLGAAILIGTGVGSWKIIVSVFGGAWAMGLLFNAVGGDNSFMMMPAHHHLVIGGLAFGAVFMATDPVSAAHTELGKWIYGFLIGVITVLIRVVNPAYPEGIMLAILFMNVFAPLIDYFVVEANKKRRLQRATV